A single Vigna radiata var. radiata cultivar VC1973A chromosome 8, Vradiata_ver6, whole genome shotgun sequence DNA region contains:
- the LOC106772742 gene encoding clathrin interactor EPSIN 2 isoform X1, giving the protein MKKAIGQTVRELKREVNKKVLKVPGIEQKVLDATSNEAWGPHGSLLADIAQATRNYYECQMIMTIIWKRINDTGKNWRHVYKALTVLEYMVANGSERVIEEIREHAHQISTLSNFQYIDSSGRDQGNNVRRKSQNLILLVNDKERIIEVRQKAAANRDKFRSSSTGAMYRPGSRSSSGSYGDRYEDDRYGSREEDRSDHGYGREREWGYRDDDRYSRERERYGKDYEERYRRGDNRDDEYRRRSVDDDQYGSRSKSSDRDHDHNVDDDGQRSSRGSIAKAEAHSLEGRLERKLSEQNVGAPPSYEEALSKSPVHNERDGGISAASSGNREVEASDEFDPRGHPVSASRAPANNVEIDLFGSLSESLSSNALALVPSASETTTSQGIANNLDSTVAAFAPPPSASNNFNPVFEDPFGDSPFKAIPSAETSPPQPQTHHSRAPPSQPSGSNTESFSALPQARDTQSLSLNSQFLSPSQETDILADILPLPPLPGATSQQNFSAHPDAQASSSFSASTGQMASQSSFAESGQHAQQGFSSGTSQPAAEAVSVPGGQLLQTLSPNPISQQTRQPFPYNTDQSLQSGSHIYGGFPPQASSMTDGASRMFPQTQGGHINPTYVQGSMPLIPPHTAPQVSMGQSANYLSSQSPIDQASQFNSGNLVAQQQVHALQNAVSQPSSKDKFETKSTVWADTLSRGLVNLNISGPKTNPLANIGVDFDAINRKEKRMEKPTTTSVTSTVTMGKAMGSGSGMGRIGSGALRPPTSNPLMGMGMGRYGGMNAPVGMGQMQPPPAPTGLPHGSNMPGNYNPMMGTGGGYPQYPYGLGGYR; this is encoded by the exons TAAAAGagaagtaaataagaaagtacTTAAAGTTCCTGGGATAGAACAGAAG GTTCTTGATGCGACCAGCAATGAAGCCTGGGGTCCTCATGGATCACTTCTAGCAGATATTGCCCAGGCTACCAGAAATTA TTATGAATGTCAAATGATCATGACAATAATCTGGAAGAGGATCAATGACACTGGCAAGAATTGGCGCCATGTCTATAAG GCTTTGACAGTATTAGAATACATGGTGGCCAATGGGTCAGAGCGAGTCATAGAGGAGATTAGGGAGCATGCCCATCAAATATCG ACATTGTCCAATTTTCAATATATTGATTCCAGTGGAAGAGACCAGGGAAACAATGTCAGACGGAAATCACAGAATCTCATTCTTCTTGTGAATGATAAAGAAAGAATCATAGAGGTTAGACAGAAGGCTGCTGCTAACAGGGACAA GTTTCGCAGCAGTTCAACCGGTGCAATGTACAGGCCTGGTTCACGTTCTAGCAGTGGGTCTTATGGGGATAGATATGAAGATGATCGTTATGGAAGCAGGGAGGAAGATAGAAGTGATCATGGCTATGGCAGAGAAAGAGAATGGGGCTATAGAGATGATGATCGGTATAGTCGAGAGAGGGAGCGTTATGGTAAAGATTACGAGGAACGCTATAGAAGAGGTGACAATAGGGATGACGAGTACCGTAGAAGAAGTGTTGATGATGACCAATATGGCTCAAGAAGCAAGAGCTCTGACAGAGATCATGATCataatgttgatgatgatggtCAGCGTTCATCTCG AGGTAGCATTGCTAAAGCTGAAGCCCATTCATTGGAAGGAAG GTTAGAGCGGAAACTTTCTGAGCAAAATGTGGGTGCTCCTCCCAGTTATGAAGAAGCTCTTTCTAAAAGCCCTGTACACAATGAAAG GGATGGTGGAATTTCAGCTGCATCATCTGGAAACCGAGAAGTTGAGGCTTCTGATGAATTTGATCCTCGTGGTCATCCTGTATCAG CTTCCCGAGCTCCTGCTAATAATGTTGAAATAGACTTGTTCGGCTCCCTATCTGAATCATTATCTTCAAATGCACTGGCTCTTGTGCCTTCTGCATCAGAAACAACAACCTCTCAAGGCATAGCAAACAACCTTGATTCAACTGTGGCCGCCTTTGCACCGCCACCATCTGCTTCTAATAATTTCAATCCG GTGTTTGAAGACCCGTTTGGTGATTCACCCTTTAAGGCCATTCCTTCCGCTGAAACTTCTCCACCTCAACCCCAGACTCATCATAGTCGTGCACCACCATCCCAGCCAAGTGGTTCTAACACGGAATCATTTTCTGCTCTGCCCCAAGCCCGTGACACTCAGTCTTTGTCATTGAACTCCCAGTTTTTGTCACCATCACAGGAAACTGATATTCTTGCAGACATCCTTCCACTTCCACCATTACCTGGGGCAACTTCGCAGCAGAACTTCTCAGCTCATCCTGATGCTCAAGCCTCATCCTCCTTTTCAGCTTCAACAGGGCAAATGGCATCACAATCTTCTTTTGCAGAGTCTGGTCAACATGCACAGCAAGGCTTCTCATCTGGAACCAGTCAACCTGCCGCAGAGGCCGTTTCAGTTCCTGGTGGCCAACTGCTACAAACCCTGTCACCGAATCCCATTAGTCAACAAACACGGCAACCCTTTCCATATAACACTGACCAATCCCTGCAATCAGGCAGTCATATATACGGCGGATTCCCTCCCCAGGCTAGTTCAATGACTGACGGAGCTTCCAGAATGTTCCCTCAAACGCAAGGTGGACACATAAACCCGACCTATGTACAAGGATCTATGCCACTTATTCCTCCGCACACGGCTCCTCAAGTTTCAATGGGGCAGAGTGCAAACTATTTGTCTTCTCAATCCCCCATTGATCAAGCATCACAGTTTAACAGCGGAAACTTAGTGGCTCAACAGCAAGTACATGCTTTGCAGAATGCTGTTTCTCAACCATCCTCCAAGGACAAGTTTGAGACAAAATCCACAGTCTGGGCAGATACACTAAGCAGGGGTTTGGTTAATTTGAATATATCTGGAC CTAAAACAAACCCTTTAGCAAATATTGGAGTGGACTTTGATGCAATTAATAGGAAGGAGAAGAGGATGGAGAAGCCCACCACGACATCAGTAACTTCAACAGTAACCATGGGTAAAGCCATGGGATCTGGTTCAGGCATGGGCAGGATTGGTTCTGGTGCTCTTAGACCACCTACCTCAAACCCATTGATGGGTATGGGCATGGGAAGGTACGGAGGCATGAACGCACCTGTGGGGATGGGACAGATGCAGCCACCACCTGCACCTACTGGACTGCCTCATGGGTCTAACATGCCTGGTAATTATAACCCCATGATGGGAACAGGTGGTGGTTATCCTCAATATCCTTATGGCCTTGGTGGCTACCGATAA
- the LOC106772742 gene encoding clathrin interactor EPSIN 2 isoform X2, giving the protein MVANGSERVIEEIREHAHQISTLSNFQYIDSSGRDQGNNVRRKSQNLILLVNDKERIIEVRQKAAANRDKFRSSSTGAMYRPGSRSSSGSYGDRYEDDRYGSREEDRSDHGYGREREWGYRDDDRYSRERERYGKDYEERYRRGDNRDDEYRRRSVDDDQYGSRSKSSDRDHDHNVDDDGQRSSRGSIAKAEAHSLEGRLERKLSEQNVGAPPSYEEALSKSPVHNERDGGISAASSGNREVEASDEFDPRGHPVSASRAPANNVEIDLFGSLSESLSSNALALVPSASETTTSQGIANNLDSTVAAFAPPPSASNNFNPVFEDPFGDSPFKAIPSAETSPPQPQTHHSRAPPSQPSGSNTESFSALPQARDTQSLSLNSQFLSPSQETDILADILPLPPLPGATSQQNFSAHPDAQASSSFSASTGQMASQSSFAESGQHAQQGFSSGTSQPAAEAVSVPGGQLLQTLSPNPISQQTRQPFPYNTDQSLQSGSHIYGGFPPQASSMTDGASRMFPQTQGGHINPTYVQGSMPLIPPHTAPQVSMGQSANYLSSQSPIDQASQFNSGNLVAQQQVHALQNAVSQPSSKDKFETKSTVWADTLSRGLVNLNISGPKTNPLANIGVDFDAINRKEKRMEKPTTTSVTSTVTMGKAMGSGSGMGRIGSGALRPPTSNPLMGMGMGRYGGMNAPVGMGQMQPPPAPTGLPHGSNMPGNYNPMMGTGGGYPQYPYGLGGYR; this is encoded by the exons ATGGTGGCCAATGGGTCAGAGCGAGTCATAGAGGAGATTAGGGAGCATGCCCATCAAATATCG ACATTGTCCAATTTTCAATATATTGATTCCAGTGGAAGAGACCAGGGAAACAATGTCAGACGGAAATCACAGAATCTCATTCTTCTTGTGAATGATAAAGAAAGAATCATAGAGGTTAGACAGAAGGCTGCTGCTAACAGGGACAA GTTTCGCAGCAGTTCAACCGGTGCAATGTACAGGCCTGGTTCACGTTCTAGCAGTGGGTCTTATGGGGATAGATATGAAGATGATCGTTATGGAAGCAGGGAGGAAGATAGAAGTGATCATGGCTATGGCAGAGAAAGAGAATGGGGCTATAGAGATGATGATCGGTATAGTCGAGAGAGGGAGCGTTATGGTAAAGATTACGAGGAACGCTATAGAAGAGGTGACAATAGGGATGACGAGTACCGTAGAAGAAGTGTTGATGATGACCAATATGGCTCAAGAAGCAAGAGCTCTGACAGAGATCATGATCataatgttgatgatgatggtCAGCGTTCATCTCG AGGTAGCATTGCTAAAGCTGAAGCCCATTCATTGGAAGGAAG GTTAGAGCGGAAACTTTCTGAGCAAAATGTGGGTGCTCCTCCCAGTTATGAAGAAGCTCTTTCTAAAAGCCCTGTACACAATGAAAG GGATGGTGGAATTTCAGCTGCATCATCTGGAAACCGAGAAGTTGAGGCTTCTGATGAATTTGATCCTCGTGGTCATCCTGTATCAG CTTCCCGAGCTCCTGCTAATAATGTTGAAATAGACTTGTTCGGCTCCCTATCTGAATCATTATCTTCAAATGCACTGGCTCTTGTGCCTTCTGCATCAGAAACAACAACCTCTCAAGGCATAGCAAACAACCTTGATTCAACTGTGGCCGCCTTTGCACCGCCACCATCTGCTTCTAATAATTTCAATCCG GTGTTTGAAGACCCGTTTGGTGATTCACCCTTTAAGGCCATTCCTTCCGCTGAAACTTCTCCACCTCAACCCCAGACTCATCATAGTCGTGCACCACCATCCCAGCCAAGTGGTTCTAACACGGAATCATTTTCTGCTCTGCCCCAAGCCCGTGACACTCAGTCTTTGTCATTGAACTCCCAGTTTTTGTCACCATCACAGGAAACTGATATTCTTGCAGACATCCTTCCACTTCCACCATTACCTGGGGCAACTTCGCAGCAGAACTTCTCAGCTCATCCTGATGCTCAAGCCTCATCCTCCTTTTCAGCTTCAACAGGGCAAATGGCATCACAATCTTCTTTTGCAGAGTCTGGTCAACATGCACAGCAAGGCTTCTCATCTGGAACCAGTCAACCTGCCGCAGAGGCCGTTTCAGTTCCTGGTGGCCAACTGCTACAAACCCTGTCACCGAATCCCATTAGTCAACAAACACGGCAACCCTTTCCATATAACACTGACCAATCCCTGCAATCAGGCAGTCATATATACGGCGGATTCCCTCCCCAGGCTAGTTCAATGACTGACGGAGCTTCCAGAATGTTCCCTCAAACGCAAGGTGGACACATAAACCCGACCTATGTACAAGGATCTATGCCACTTATTCCTCCGCACACGGCTCCTCAAGTTTCAATGGGGCAGAGTGCAAACTATTTGTCTTCTCAATCCCCCATTGATCAAGCATCACAGTTTAACAGCGGAAACTTAGTGGCTCAACAGCAAGTACATGCTTTGCAGAATGCTGTTTCTCAACCATCCTCCAAGGACAAGTTTGAGACAAAATCCACAGTCTGGGCAGATACACTAAGCAGGGGTTTGGTTAATTTGAATATATCTGGAC CTAAAACAAACCCTTTAGCAAATATTGGAGTGGACTTTGATGCAATTAATAGGAAGGAGAAGAGGATGGAGAAGCCCACCACGACATCAGTAACTTCAACAGTAACCATGGGTAAAGCCATGGGATCTGGTTCAGGCATGGGCAGGATTGGTTCTGGTGCTCTTAGACCACCTACCTCAAACCCATTGATGGGTATGGGCATGGGAAGGTACGGAGGCATGAACGCACCTGTGGGGATGGGACAGATGCAGCCACCACCTGCACCTACTGGACTGCCTCATGGGTCTAACATGCCTGGTAATTATAACCCCATGATGGGAACAGGTGGTGGTTATCCTCAATATCCTTATGGCCTTGGTGGCTACCGATAA